The following are from one region of the Edwardsiella tarda ATCC 15947 = NBRC 105688 genome:
- a CDS encoding DUF2884 family protein: MGKWGCSLLLLLAATQAQAAWQCQVKPQDDIIIGAQQVQIVGASGNLQIARDGAVTRDGHPLALSADARRQAETLQRDIRRDVPWIDQGIQTRLDRARGALDNIIVEQLGSDSHVRQRLATLDTQLKAQMNRVLEKRSDGYAFHHQAIAQVEKEGQTLVNQTLGGVLQDSINEMGAKGLLQAGKSDNPLQAVLGNLGGLQQAIRSEWDKQDNDLRAFGQQACERVQSLDSQRKALLKALPAS, translated from the coding sequence ATGGGTAAATGGGGATGTTCCCTGCTGCTGTTGCTGGCGGCGACACAGGCGCAGGCCGCTTGGCAATGCCAGGTCAAACCGCAGGATGACATTATTATCGGTGCACAACAGGTGCAGATCGTCGGCGCCAGCGGCAACCTACAAATTGCTCGCGATGGCGCGGTGACCCGCGATGGTCATCCGTTGGCGTTGAGCGCCGATGCCCGTCGCCAGGCCGAGACGCTCCAGCGTGATATTCGGCGCGACGTGCCGTGGATCGATCAGGGGATTCAGACCCGCCTGGATCGTGCTCGTGGCGCGCTAGATAACATCATCGTCGAGCAGTTGGGCAGCGACAGCCATGTGCGTCAACGCCTGGCGACGCTGGATACCCAGCTCAAGGCACAGATGAACCGGGTGTTGGAGAAACGCAGCGATGGTTACGCCTTCCATCACCAGGCGATAGCGCAAGTGGAGAAAGAGGGGCAGACGTTGGTGAATCAGACACTGGGTGGCGTATTACAAGATAGCATCAATGAGATGGGGGCTAAGGGATTGCTGCAAGCCGGCAAGTCGGATAATCCGTTGCAGGCGGTGTTGGGCAATCTCGGCGGCCTGCAACAGGCCATCCGTAGCGAGTGGGATAAGCAGGATAACGACCTACGAGCCTTCGGTCAGCAGGCTTGTGAGCGTGTGCAGTCGCTGGACAGCCAGCGTAAGGCCTTGCTGAAGGCGTTGCCTGCCTCCTAA
- the gshB gene encoding glutathione synthase: MIKLGIVMDPIASINIKKDTSFAMLLEAQRRGYQLHYMEMADLYLHQGEARAQTRLLSVSDDKTSWYRFDGEQDIALADLDVILMRKDPPFDTEFIYATYILERAEAHGTLIVNKPQSLRDCNEKLFTAWFADLTPDTLVTRRADHLRDFHARHGDIILKPLDGMGGASIFRIKQDDANVSVIIETLTEHGHRFCMAQNYLPAIKEGDKRVLVVDGEPVPYCLARIPKSGETRGNLAAGGRGEARPLSESDWAIARKVAPILKQKGLIFVGLDIIGDRLTEINVTSPTCVREIEAAFPVSITGMLMDAIEARLAAR, from the coding sequence ATGATTAAGCTCGGTATTGTGATGGATCCCATCGCATCCATTAACATCAAGAAAGACACCAGCTTCGCCATGTTGCTGGAGGCACAGCGTCGCGGCTACCAACTGCACTATATGGAGATGGCCGATCTCTACCTACACCAGGGGGAAGCCCGCGCGCAGACGCGTCTGCTCAGCGTCAGCGACGATAAGACCAGCTGGTATCGTTTTGACGGCGAACAGGATATCGCGTTGGCCGATCTCGATGTGATCCTGATGCGTAAGGATCCGCCGTTCGACACCGAGTTTATCTACGCCACTTATATTCTGGAGCGCGCCGAGGCCCACGGCACCCTGATCGTCAACAAACCACAGAGCCTGCGTGACTGCAACGAAAAGCTGTTTACCGCCTGGTTCGCCGACCTGACGCCGGATACCCTGGTCACGCGCCGTGCCGACCATCTGCGCGACTTCCACGCTCGCCACGGCGATATCATTCTCAAGCCGTTGGATGGCATGGGCGGCGCCTCGATCTTCCGTATCAAGCAGGATGATGCGAACGTATCGGTGATCATCGAAACCCTCACCGAACACGGTCATCGTTTCTGCATGGCGCAAAACTACCTGCCCGCCATCAAGGAGGGTGATAAGCGTGTCCTGGTCGTGGATGGCGAGCCGGTGCCTTACTGTCTGGCTCGTATTCCGAAGAGCGGTGAGACGCGCGGCAACCTGGCGGCCGGCGGGCGCGGCGAGGCCCGTCCCCTGAGCGAGAGTGACTGGGCCATCGCACGTAAGGTTGCGCCGATCCTCAAGCAGAAGGGGCTGATCTTCGTCGGTCTGGACATCATCGGCGACCGTCTGACGGAGATCAACGTCACCAGCCCGACCTGTGTTCGCGAGATCGAGGCGGCCTTCCCGGTCTCCATCACCGGGATGTTGATGGATGCCATCGAGGCCCGCCTAGCCGCACGCTGA
- a CDS encoding YqgE/AlgH family protein: MKLAHHFLIAMPSMQDSRFKRTVIYVCEHNEDGAMGMIINKPLEQLTLSTLLEKLDIEPTPRDAAIRLDKPVLAGGPLAEDRGFVLHSPSDAFGSSADIGPGCMLTTSRDVLETLGTDRQPEEILVTLGYCSWSKGQLEQELLDNAWLTVEADSQILFHTPLADRWICAAKKLGVDIRNMPCNAGHA, encoded by the coding sequence ATGAAACTAGCGCACCATTTTCTGATTGCCATGCCTTCTATGCAGGACAGTCGCTTCAAACGCACCGTCATCTATGTGTGCGAGCACAATGAGGATGGCGCCATGGGCATGATCATTAATAAACCCCTGGAGCAGCTCACCTTATCCACCCTGCTGGAGAAGCTCGACATCGAGCCGACGCCACGCGACGCCGCCATCCGCCTCGATAAGCCGGTGCTAGCCGGTGGCCCATTGGCAGAAGATCGCGGCTTCGTCCTGCACAGCCCGAGCGATGCCTTCGGCTCCAGCGCCGACATCGGCCCCGGCTGTATGCTGACCACCTCGCGCGACGTGTTGGAGACTCTGGGTACCGATCGTCAGCCTGAGGAGATCCTGGTCACCTTGGGTTACTGTAGCTGGAGCAAAGGGCAACTGGAGCAAGAGTTGCTCGACAACGCCTGGTTGACGGTGGAAGCCGACAGTCAGATCCTATTCCACACCCCGCTGGCTGACCGCTGGATCTGCGCGGCGAAAAAGCTGGGGGTGGATATCCGTAATATGCCTTGTAACGCAGGACACGCCTGA
- the hemW gene encoding radical SAM family heme chaperone HemW: MLKLPPLSLYIHIPWCVQKCPYCDFNSHAQKGEIPQQAYVDHLLADLDQELPRVAGRPLSTLFIGGGTPSLFSGEALQRLLDGVRARLPLAADAEITMEANPGTVEAERFSAYQRAGVNRISIGVQSFSADKLQRLGRIHGPQEAIAAAQLASSLGLRSFNLDLMHGLPQQSQQEALDDLRQAIALNPPHLSWYQLTIEPNTLFGSRPPRLPDDDALWEIFEQGDRLLRANGYQQYETSAYALAGRQCQHNLNYWRFGDYLGIGCGAHGKLTFVDGRIERRAKTRHPRGYMQGNYLDQQQQVTLADRPFEFFMNRFRLLEPAPRADFTAYTGVDEATIRPQLEAALAQGYISESPSHWQITPHGKLFLNSLLELFL; encoded by the coding sequence ATGCTTAAGCTGCCGCCGCTCAGCCTGTATATCCATATTCCCTGGTGCGTACAGAAGTGCCCCTACTGTGACTTCAACTCCCATGCGCAGAAGGGCGAGATCCCACAACAGGCTTATGTCGACCACCTGCTGGCCGATCTGGATCAGGAGTTGCCGCGCGTCGCCGGGCGCCCCCTGAGCACCCTCTTCATCGGTGGTGGCACGCCTAGCTTGTTCAGCGGTGAGGCGTTGCAACGGCTGTTGGATGGCGTCCGTGCTCGCCTGCCGTTGGCAGCCGATGCCGAGATCACCATGGAGGCGAATCCGGGCACCGTAGAGGCCGAGCGTTTCAGTGCCTACCAACGCGCCGGGGTCAACCGCATCTCCATCGGGGTGCAAAGCTTCAGTGCCGACAAACTCCAACGCCTGGGACGCATCCATGGCCCCCAAGAGGCCATCGCCGCCGCGCAACTCGCATCAAGCCTAGGATTACGGAGTTTTAACCTGGATCTGATGCATGGCCTGCCACAGCAGAGTCAGCAGGAGGCACTAGACGATCTACGCCAAGCCATCGCCCTGAATCCGCCACATCTCTCGTGGTATCAGCTCACCATCGAGCCGAATACCCTATTCGGTTCACGCCCGCCGCGCCTGCCGGATGACGATGCCCTGTGGGAGATCTTCGAGCAGGGCGACCGCCTGCTACGGGCCAACGGCTACCAGCAATACGAAACGTCGGCCTACGCCTTAGCGGGACGCCAGTGCCAGCATAACCTCAATTACTGGCGCTTCGGCGATTACCTCGGCATCGGTTGCGGGGCTCACGGCAAACTGACCTTCGTCGACGGACGCATTGAGCGGCGCGCCAAGACGCGCCATCCGCGTGGCTATATGCAGGGAAACTACCTGGATCAGCAGCAACAGGTAACGTTAGCGGATCGCCCGTTCGAGTTCTTCATGAATCGCTTCCGTCTACTGGAGCCGGCGCCGCGCGCCGACTTTACCGCCTACACCGGGGTGGACGAGGCGACCATCCGCCCGCAGTTGGAGGCGGCGCTAGCGCAGGGCTACATCAGTGAAAGCCCCAGCCACTGGCAGATCACGCCACACGGCAAGCTGTTCCTTAACTCGCTGCTGGAGCTGTTCCTCTAA
- a CDS encoding YggL family protein, translating into MAKNRSRRLRKKLHIDEFQEVGFSVSWRFAEGTPVETVDAVLDRLIDEVIEPQGLAFDGSGYLRWEGLICLQQIGRCSDEQRQLIKGWLEGQGMLDVVVSDLFDVWWE; encoded by the coding sequence ATGGCGAAAAATCGTAGTCGTCGTCTGCGCAAAAAGCTGCACATTGACGAGTTTCAGGAAGTGGGCTTTAGCGTCAGTTGGCGTTTTGCCGAGGGTACGCCGGTTGAGACGGTCGATGCCGTACTCGATCGCCTGATCGATGAAGTGATCGAACCGCAGGGGTTGGCCTTTGACGGCAGCGGCTACCTGCGCTGGGAAGGGTTGATCTGCCTGCAACAGATCGGTCGATGCAGCGATGAGCAGCGTCAACTGATCAAGGGTTGGCTGGAAGGCCAAGGGATGCTGGACGTGGTAGTCAGCGACCTGTTTGATGTGTGGTGGGAATAA
- the glsB gene encoding glutaminase B, giving the protein MQTELSDQLLAEILDQVRPLLGRGRVADYIPALAEVPADRLGIAVCTVDGQLFSAGDAAERFSIQSISKVLSLTLAMHRYSEAEIWQRVGKEPSGQPFNSLVQLELEQGKPRNPFINAGALVVCDMLQTRLSAPRQRMLEVVRGLSGSDDICYDARVARSEFEHSDRNAAIAYLMKSFGNFDNDVITVLHNYFHYCALRMNCMELARTFVYLANRGRALGLDTPMIGERQARQINALMVTSGLYDGAGEFAYRVGMPGKSGVGGGIIAVVPREMSIAVWSPQLDGCGNSLAGVAALECLAQRLGRSIF; this is encoded by the coding sequence ATGCAAACTGAATTAAGCGATCAACTCTTAGCCGAGATCTTGGATCAGGTCCGCCCATTACTGGGCCGAGGACGAGTAGCCGATTATATTCCGGCCTTGGCCGAGGTCCCGGCGGATAGGTTGGGGATTGCGGTGTGCACCGTCGATGGGCAACTATTTTCTGCCGGCGATGCCGCCGAGCGTTTCTCCATCCAATCGATCTCCAAGGTATTAAGCCTGACGCTGGCGATGCACCGCTACAGCGAGGCGGAGATCTGGCAACGGGTTGGCAAGGAGCCCTCTGGTCAGCCGTTTAATTCGCTGGTACAGCTGGAGCTGGAGCAGGGTAAGCCGCGTAACCCCTTTATTAACGCCGGAGCGCTGGTGGTGTGTGACATGTTGCAGACCCGTCTTAGCGCGCCGCGTCAGCGCATGTTGGAGGTGGTGCGCGGGCTGAGCGGTAGCGATGATATCTGCTACGACGCGCGAGTCGCCCGATCCGAGTTCGAGCACTCCGATCGTAACGCGGCCATCGCCTACCTGATGAAGTCGTTCGGCAACTTTGATAACGACGTGATCACCGTGCTGCACAATTACTTCCACTACTGTGCTTTAAGAATGAACTGTATGGAACTGGCGCGTACTTTTGTTTATCTTGCCAATCGGGGACGCGCCCTGGGACTCGACACGCCGATGATCGGTGAGCGTCAGGCGCGCCAGATCAATGCGCTGATGGTGACCAGTGGGCTGTATGATGGGGCGGGGGAGTTCGCTTATCGCGTCGGCATGCCCGGTAAGTCGGGGGTCGGTGGCGGCATCATCGCCGTGGTACCGCGCGAGATGAGTATCGCCGTCTGGAGTCCACAGCTGGATGGCTGTGGTAATTCATTGGCCGGAGTCGCAGCGTTGGAGTGTTTAGCCCAGCGCCTTGGCCGTTCAATATTTTAA
- the trmB gene encoding tRNA (guanosine(46)-N7)-methyltransferase TrmB: MNEVITAEFDENGRAIRRIRSFVRRQGRLTKGQQLALEQYWPLMGVEFTPEALDLPTLFGRQAPVVLEIGFGMGASLVTMAEQHPERDFLGIEVHSPGVGACLASAHEAGVNNLRVMCHDAVEVLERMIPDASLDMVQLFFPDPWHKARHHKRRIVQPAFAERIRGKLKVGGVFHMATDWENYAEHMLEVMNHAPGYRNLSDDNTYVPRPDSRPVTKFELRGQRLGHGNWDLMFERVE, encoded by the coding sequence ATGAATGAAGTGATCACAGCGGAATTTGATGAAAACGGCCGTGCCATACGCCGGATTCGTAGCTTTGTACGCCGTCAGGGGCGCCTGACCAAAGGGCAGCAACTGGCGTTAGAACAGTACTGGCCGCTGATGGGTGTCGAGTTTACGCCCGAAGCGCTGGATCTGCCGACACTGTTCGGCCGTCAGGCGCCGGTGGTGTTGGAGATCGGTTTCGGCATGGGGGCCTCGCTGGTCACCATGGCAGAGCAACACCCGGAGCGCGACTTCCTCGGTATTGAGGTGCATTCGCCGGGCGTGGGCGCCTGCCTGGCGTCGGCGCATGAGGCGGGGGTGAATAACCTGCGCGTGATGTGTCACGATGCCGTCGAGGTGTTAGAGCGGATGATCCCCGACGCCTCGCTGGATATGGTGCAGCTGTTTTTCCCCGATCCGTGGCATAAGGCGCGCCATCATAAGCGCCGTATCGTGCAGCCCGCTTTCGCCGAGCGCATCCGTGGCAAGCTGAAGGTCGGTGGCGTGTTCCACATGGCGACCGACTGGGAAAACTATGCCGAGCATATGCTGGAAGTAATGAATCATGCGCCGGGCTATCGCAACCTGTCCGACGATAATACCTATGTCCCACGTCCTGACTCGCGTCCGGTCACTAAGTTTGAACTGCGCGGTCAGCGTCTGGGGCATGGCAACTGGGACCTGATGTTTGAGAGGGTAGAGTAA
- the yggU gene encoding DUF167 family protein YggU has product MSAVSRAGDDWILRLYIQPKASRDQIVGLHGEELKVAITAPPVDGQANAHLIKFIAKQFRVAKSLITIEKGELGRHKQLRIHQPQQIPDVVAAALE; this is encoded by the coding sequence GTGAGTGCAGTCAGTCGAGCAGGCGATGACTGGATCCTGCGGCTGTATATTCAGCCCAAGGCCAGTCGCGATCAGATCGTCGGCCTGCATGGTGAAGAGTTGAAGGTGGCGATCACCGCACCGCCGGTCGATGGTCAGGCTAACGCTCACCTGATAAAATTCATCGCCAAACAGTTTCGTGTCGCCAAGAGCCTAATCACCATCGAGAAGGGGGAATTGGGGCGCCATAAACAGCTGCGCATCCACCAGCCGCAACAGATCCCCGACGTGGTGGCGGCAGCGCTCGAATAA
- a CDS encoding YggS family pyridoxal phosphate-dependent enzyme has translation MNSTIEHQLNAVRQRIARAAEQCGRDPHAITLLAVSKTKPIADIDAAIAAGQRAFGENYVQEGVSKIQHYRQQPGETTLTWHFIGPLQSNKSRLVAEHFDWIHTIDRVKIAQRLNEQRPATLAPLNVLIQVNISDEQSKSGIALEQVDALADAISQLPNLRLRGLMAIPAPEDDPARQLAVCRRMAQALQTLQQRYPQLDTLSLGMTHDMEAAIAAGSTLVRIGTAIFGARDYGHA, from the coding sequence ATGAACAGTACCATTGAACACCAGCTCAACGCGGTCCGTCAGCGTATCGCCCGCGCGGCCGAACAGTGCGGGCGCGACCCGCACGCCATCACGCTATTGGCGGTCAGCAAGACCAAGCCCATCGCCGACATCGACGCCGCCATCGCTGCGGGTCAACGTGCCTTCGGCGAAAACTATGTGCAGGAAGGCGTTAGCAAGATCCAGCATTACCGCCAACAGCCCGGTGAGACGACATTGACCTGGCACTTCATCGGACCGCTCCAATCCAATAAGAGCCGCCTGGTCGCCGAGCATTTCGATTGGATCCATACTATCGATCGTGTAAAAATCGCCCAACGCCTAAACGAACAGCGCCCGGCGACGTTAGCGCCGCTCAATGTGTTGATCCAGGTGAACATCAGCGACGAACAGAGCAAGTCCGGGATCGCCCTGGAGCAGGTCGATGCGCTGGCAGACGCCATCAGCCAGTTACCCAATCTACGCCTGCGTGGCCTGATGGCCATCCCGGCGCCAGAGGACGATCCGGCGCGGCAGTTGGCCGTCTGCCGTCGTATGGCTCAGGCGCTGCAAACCCTGCAACAGCGTTACCCGCAGTTGGATACCCTGTCGCTGGGGATGACCCACGACATGGAGGCCGCCATCGCCGCCGGCAGCACCCTGGTGCGTATCGGCACCGCGATTTTCGGCGCACGCGACTACGGTCACGCCTAA
- a CDS encoding XTP/dITP diphosphatase produces MQQVVLATGNAGKVRELASLLADFGLDIVAQSELGIDSAEETGLTFIENAILKARHAARQSGLPAIADDSGLAVDALGGAPGIYSARYAGEEANDAANMEKLLHALRDVPTGQRQARFHCVLVYLRHADDPTPLVCHGVWQGEIATAPCGEGGFGYDPLFFIPALGCTAAQLSREQKRAISHRGQALQQLLDLMRHA; encoded by the coding sequence ATGCAACAAGTGGTACTCGCCACCGGTAACGCCGGTAAAGTCCGTGAACTGGCCTCCCTGCTGGCCGACTTTGGCCTGGACATCGTTGCCCAGAGCGAATTGGGCATCGACAGTGCCGAAGAGACCGGGCTGACCTTTATCGAAAACGCCATCCTCAAGGCTCGCCATGCCGCTCGCCAGAGCGGATTACCGGCGATCGCCGACGACTCTGGCCTGGCCGTCGATGCGCTCGGCGGCGCGCCAGGGATCTACTCCGCTCGTTATGCCGGTGAGGAGGCCAACGATGCGGCCAACATGGAAAAATTGCTGCATGCCCTGCGTGACGTCCCCACCGGCCAGCGCCAGGCTCGCTTCCACTGTGTACTGGTCTATCTGCGCCACGCCGACGATCCGACCCCGCTGGTATGCCACGGCGTCTGGCAGGGCGAGATCGCCACGGCACCCTGTGGCGAAGGCGGCTTCGGCTACGATCCCCTCTTCTTCATCCCGGCGCTGGGCTGCACCGCGGCGCAACTGAGCCGCGAGCAAAAGCGCGCCATTTCACACCGAGGCCAGGCACTGCAACAGCTATTGGATCTGATGCGCCATGCTTAA
- the ruvX gene encoding Holliday junction resolvase RuvX, with the protein MNSRTLLAFDFGTRSIGCAIGQELTGSARPLQSFKANEGIPDWQQIEKVLREWQPDLVVVGLPLNMDGSEQPLTQLARKFANRLHGRFGVQIALHDERLSTVEARAHLFADGGYRALEKGRVDAASAALILESWFDNHAG; encoded by the coding sequence ATGAATTCCCGTACCTTACTCGCCTTCGACTTTGGCACCCGCAGCATCGGCTGCGCCATCGGTCAGGAGCTGACCGGCAGCGCGCGCCCGCTGCAATCCTTTAAGGCCAACGAGGGTATTCCCGACTGGCAGCAGATAGAAAAGGTGCTACGCGAATGGCAGCCGGATCTGGTGGTGGTCGGCCTGCCGCTGAACATGGATGGCAGTGAACAACCGCTGACGCAACTCGCGCGCAAGTTCGCCAATCGCCTGCATGGCCGCTTCGGTGTACAGATTGCCCTGCATGACGAACGCCTGAGCACCGTCGAGGCCCGCGCCCACCTGTTCGCCGATGGCGGTTACCGTGCCTTGGAGAAGGGACGCGTCGACGCCGCCTCCGCCGCGCTGATCCTCGAAAGCTGGTTCGATAATCACGCCGGCTAA
- the rsmE gene encoding 16S rRNA (uracil(1498)-N(3))-methyltransferase, whose product MRIPRIYHPQPLSIPGEVNLSDDAANHVGRVLRMGPGHALQLFDGSNRVFDAEIVSADKKSVRVRLTAVHEENRESPLHLHLGQVMSRGEKMEFTIQKSIELGVNVITPLISERCGVRLDAERLAKKQQQWQKIAIAACEQCGRNSLALIRPAMTLEAWCAEPDDGLRLNLHPRASASINTLPQPLSRVRLLIGPEGGLSASEIAMTADYHFTDILLGPRVLRTETTALTAITALQVRFGDLG is encoded by the coding sequence ATGCGCATTCCCCGTATTTACCACCCACAGCCCCTGAGCATTCCCGGCGAAGTCAACCTGTCCGACGATGCCGCCAACCACGTTGGCCGCGTCTTACGAATGGGACCCGGTCACGCCTTACAGCTGTTCGATGGCAGTAACCGGGTCTTCGACGCCGAGATCGTCAGTGCCGATAAGAAGAGCGTGCGCGTACGCCTGACGGCGGTGCATGAGGAGAACCGTGAGTCGCCATTGCACCTGCATCTGGGGCAGGTGATGTCACGCGGCGAAAAGATGGAGTTCACTATCCAGAAGTCGATCGAGTTGGGCGTCAACGTCATTACCCCACTGATCTCCGAACGCTGTGGTGTACGGCTGGATGCGGAGCGGCTGGCGAAGAAGCAGCAGCAGTGGCAAAAGATCGCCATCGCCGCCTGTGAGCAGTGCGGGCGCAATAGCCTGGCGCTGATCCGCCCGGCGATGACGCTGGAGGCGTGGTGCGCCGAGCCGGACGATGGCCTGCGGCTCAACCTCCACCCGCGCGCCAGCGCCAGCATCAACACCCTGCCGCAGCCCCTCAGCCGGGTACGCTTGCTGATCGGCCCTGAGGGTGGCCTGTCGGCGAGTGAGATTGCCATGACCGCCGACTACCACTTTACTGATATTCTATTGGGGCCGCGCGTTCTGCGCACCGAGACGACGGCGTTAACCGCCATTACCGCACTTCAGGTCCGCTTTGGCGACTTAGGCTGA
- a CDS encoding ABC transporter substrate-binding protein, with translation MKIKYNSLFRYGFFMLAIGLALPTVSYAAVVPAGEALAVNQVLTRNNGSEPASLDPHKSESDVEFNIIRDFFEGLLTLDGEGKLRPGLAERWQSEDGRIWTFSLRPDLQWSNGEALTAQDLVFSWQRLIDPATASPYGTYLVNMGVENASEIQEGKLPPSALGVAAPDARTLRVTLVQPLSTFLPMVVHPTLVPLNARVIARYGDKWTQPGNFVGNGAYTLGDWIVNERVSGVRNPRYWDDAHTVIDRVTYLPIASETAGFNRYRAGELDISSIPSPQFAALRKELGDEIQIFPKLGTYYYHFNTRKAPFDDARVRLALNLGLDKDVIAEKVLGQGQRPAWLLSAEHIGGMTFHGPDYASWPREKRFERAKALLAEAGFGPANPLSFSLLYNTSEGHQRIAIAAASMWKKNLGVEAKLNNQEWKSLLDTMRNGDFELVRTSWIADYDDPAAMLSGFRSGDSNNTPKYSNPRFDALLTQAVASQDQAERQQLFQQAEAILAEDVPTIPLYHYVSVRLVKPYVGGFNPGNMDYIYTKDMYIRAH, from the coding sequence ATGAAAATTAAATATAATTCATTGTTTAGATATGGCTTTTTTATGCTTGCGATTGGACTGGCTCTCCCTACAGTTTCATACGCCGCCGTGGTGCCTGCGGGGGAGGCGCTGGCGGTGAATCAGGTATTGACGCGTAATAATGGTAGCGAGCCCGCCTCCCTCGACCCACACAAGTCGGAGAGCGATGTGGAGTTCAACATCATCCGTGACTTCTTCGAGGGGCTGTTGACCCTCGATGGCGAGGGGAAGCTGCGTCCCGGGTTGGCCGAGCGCTGGCAAAGCGAGGATGGGCGGATATGGACCTTCTCGCTACGCCCCGATCTGCAGTGGTCCAACGGTGAGGCGCTGACGGCGCAGGATCTGGTATTTAGTTGGCAGCGGCTGATCGACCCGGCCACCGCCTCGCCCTACGGCACCTACTTGGTCAATATGGGGGTGGAGAACGCTAGTGAGATTCAAGAGGGCAAGCTGCCGCCCAGCGCATTAGGCGTCGCGGCACCGGATGCGCGCACGTTGCGCGTCACCTTGGTGCAGCCGTTGTCCACCTTCCTGCCGATGGTGGTGCATCCGACGCTGGTGCCGCTCAACGCGCGGGTGATCGCCCGTTATGGCGACAAGTGGACCCAGCCAGGCAACTTTGTGGGCAATGGCGCCTATACCCTCGGCGATTGGATCGTTAACGAGCGCGTGAGCGGAGTTCGCAACCCGCGTTACTGGGATGATGCCCACACAGTCATCGATCGGGTCACCTATCTGCCGATCGCCTCGGAGACGGCTGGTTTTAACCGTTATCGCGCCGGGGAACTCGACATTAGCAGCATCCCGAGTCCGCAGTTCGCCGCCCTGCGCAAGGAGTTGGGCGATGAGATCCAGATCTTCCCCAAGCTCGGTACCTACTATTACCACTTCAATACCCGTAAGGCACCCTTCGATGATGCGCGGGTGCGCCTGGCCCTGAATCTGGGGCTGGACAAGGATGTCATCGCGGAGAAGGTGCTCGGCCAAGGGCAGCGCCCCGCCTGGTTGCTCAGCGCCGAGCATATCGGTGGCATGACGTTCCATGGCCCAGATTACGCCAGTTGGCCGCGTGAGAAGCGTTTTGAGCGAGCCAAGGCGTTGCTGGCCGAGGCAGGATTCGGGCCCGCTAATCCGCTGAGTTTCTCGTTGCTGTATAACACCTCCGAGGGACATCAGCGTATCGCCATCGCCGCCGCCTCGATGTGGAAGAAGAATCTGGGGGTCGAGGCTAAGTTGAATAATCAGGAGTGGAAATCCCTGCTGGATACCATGCGCAATGGCGACTTCGAGCTGGTTCGGACCTCTTGGATCGCCGACTATGACGATCCGGCGGCGATGTTGAGTGGTTTTCGTAGCGGTGACAGCAACAATACGCCGAAGTACAGCAATCCCCGTTTCGATGCCTTGTTGACGCAGGCGGTGGCCAGTCAGGATCAGGCGGAGCGCCAGCAGTTGTTCCAACAGGCCGAGGCCATCCTGGCCGAGGATGTTCCCACGATTCCACTCTATCACTACGTCAGCGTACGGTTAGTGAAGCCCTATGTCGGCGGGTTTAATCCCGGCAATATGGACTATATCTACACCAAGGACATGTATATCCGCGCCCATTGA
- a CDS encoding YggT family protein, with protein sequence MLTLTFLVKTLLDLYVMVLLLRIWMQWARSDFYNPLSQFIVKLTQPVVAPLRRILPPLGPIDSASLLLAFILMTVKYPLLLLIQSGSLSLSPYNLLFGLISVVKSAGYLVFWVIIIRSIMSWISQGRSPMDYVLYQLTEPMMAPIRRIIPAMGGLDFSAMVVILVLYLLNYLGIDLFGQLWFLL encoded by the coding sequence ATGCTAACACTGACGTTTCTGGTCAAAACCCTGCTCGATCTGTATGTCATGGTGCTGCTATTGCGTATCTGGATGCAGTGGGCACGTAGCGACTTCTACAACCCGCTCTCGCAGTTTATCGTCAAGCTGACCCAACCGGTGGTCGCACCGCTGCGTCGCATCCTGCCGCCGCTGGGGCCGATCGACTCCGCCTCGCTGCTGTTGGCGTTCATCCTGATGACCGTCAAATACCCGCTACTGTTACTGATCCAGAGCGGTTCGCTCTCCCTCAGTCCCTATAACCTACTCTTTGGCCTGATCTCGGTGGTCAAGTCCGCCGGTTATCTGGTGTTCTGGGTGATCATCATCCGCTCCATCATGAGCTGGATAAGCCAGGGGCGCAGCCCGATGGACTATGTACTCTATCAACTGACCGAGCCGATGATGGCGCCGATCCGCCGCATCATCCCGGCGATGGGTGGGCTAGACTTCTCCGCCATGGTGGTGATTCTGGTGCTCTATCTGCTCAACTATTTGGGCATCGATCTATTCGGCCAGCTGTGGTTCCTGCTGTGA